Genomic segment of Vespa crabro chromosome 18, iyVesCrab1.2, whole genome shotgun sequence:
CTTTCATctctttaagaaaattttaatatcactGAATTGGATAGGTTTACcctgttatatatacatatattaaaaatttaattataattaataatggtaattatgataatattatgtaaCTGTCAACGTCGTTAGACATAATATACACTGTATAATTTGCATTATAATTTCTCTCGATTTTTAAACGCGCTAACAAACAACATAAGACACTGCGGAAGGGGAACTGTTACACATTATATTGTTGTTTTCAAAAtcatttgataaaagaaaaggaaaaactcatttattaaaagaaaacttaAAACTATCATATGTTGTACAACAGTACCCCTTGTTCTTGATAATAAATCacataatataatgtatatatacattaagcATGTATATTAACGCTTACAATAGCTTTACATCAATGATGTGAAGTAGTACCAAAAACAAGTGGACGTAAAGTGAAGAAGGATATCGAAAATTTGCGATAATTATGAAACACGTTAGTTAAAGATTACGACGAAACAGATTTCTAAAAAGTATCCTCGCATAGAGATTGCATTATTACAGCTAGTTAAAATATGCCACCATTGTATCATAGTTAATGAATGATTGATTAATTGCTAAGCATTATATACCTTTCTGTctttcataataaagatacttgTGAACAAAATGTCAATGAATGCATGAACGTTGAATCTttgatcgattttctttttctcgtagcTTTTCTTAAAAAGagcagtttctctctctttttttaacgcATCCCGACAAAGATTCAACATATGTGACATTCTTGTTCACAATTTCGCTttcctacattttttttttttttttcaagcaaTCGCAGCGCATACATTCAACCAATCAAGCTTCTGcaatttctcttcattttgcGTTCATATTGTTCTATCCACACGCGCTGttactctctttcatttcactTTCTGCATTTCTTATGCCTTTACATTATGATCCTTACTGTTCTTATCAAACGTTCTTGCTGAAATATCTCATCGTGTATGCGATTCTTTTAATCCTCTTTCGTTGGCTCAGGTTTTTTAACTAGAGGGATGGCTGCTTTTATCCTATCACAAAATGATATGAAAATAgttaaatacacatacatctttcttatattacatatttcttaaaaaaaaaaaagaaaaagaaagaaaaaagatcattttttttcaatcacgTACTTGGCAGTAAACTCATCGACTTTTCCCTTAACCAGAGCCAAATTCTCATCGATTTGtgttttattcgtttcatACACTTTTGGTAGCGTGAAAAGTGCGACGACACCTGAAACACAATATCGTAAAAGTGTAACAATTTCATAGCTCCAACAAACtactcattatttttatccactGACCAATGATTATTAAAGTCATTCCATTGAACCATGAGCCAATGTAAGTGAAGCACCAAAGTAAAACCCCAAATTTGAGCGAATCGACGATGTCCTCTACTAGGAAGAGTCTGCGTAATTCGCTGATAGTTGCATTTACATGAGCTACTGCAATATCCGCGAGTTCGTGCACCTTTTCGGTGGGTAATGTAAGATCTAAGTCAAGAACatatctaaaaagaaaaaagaaaacaaaaaaaaaaaaaaaaaaagaaaagaaaacagaaaaaaagaattagacaaaagtattattacaaaatctttttaaacgtAAACTAAAAATTTTGAACAAAGTATAAACTTACTTAAACGGATGTCCATCTGAAGTTTTTTGAATAGCCTGAAGTACACTTTTGTAAATACGAAAGGCTACCGTGGCGATAAGAATGAGTAATGATAAATAAGCAAGTACGCTGATCAGACTGAAGTAGGCCAGCGACAAAAGCAATCCTAAGGTCGCACCGAAGACAGCTCCCGATTTTTTTGGATCGCGCCAGTAGATAAGAGTGGCCACTGTAAGTAAAggaaattacatttattatttcattacgaTTACTATAGGCTCATAAAATTAGGATacacatcaattttatttatttttacaaatcacATTGCTACTTTTGTACTATTACACATTtcacatataacaataacatcgataatatttatttatataatatcaaatattttcatttgttcaTTCATGTCAATAcaattaacattaaatataattaaatatagaaattataaaatgttcatTAAAATTGGTGCAAATAAAAACTAAACCCTGTGTAAAGTAaatatttgcttttttattttgttatcaaatatcattattattattattattattattattattattattattatcgttattaccatgaAGTAATAAATGGACTTGGTGAATCCTCTTCTACTAGAAATACTTCTACAAACTAAAAATAAACCACATAAAAGACGGAAACGTTATCTCCGTGAAATGCTTTCCTCGACATAAAAGCGTTAAACGAGTAGTTGCATTGAACAGTCAGTTTCCCCGTTGAAGAGGATGAATCGTAACTGTTATTCTGTTACAGTCTAATAACCCTTAGCAGTCTTCccctttattctcttttttctactatacctcattttttcttcctctcttttgtttttctcttctattatccaatccttttctattcttaatTCCTACTCACAGTAATTAGatgatcattataataaaataatctggagattagaataaatttccaagttaaaatttattaaattattatttaaacctatataaaatgaatgaataaaaaaaaaaaaaaaaaagaaaaaaaaagaaaaaaagaaaacaataagagATTTTTCATAGAAACTTTCAATTTCGTCgttttacttatttaaatgaaacacTACTTTCTAACGACGAATTGTTACGAGGAACgattcgtattttattttcaaattttctttaagttaatatagaatttattatatttttttatattaaatcaaaacgatttatattaaatacatatatatcaataatttaatattatcgtttgtaaaatgattgaaatttaAGTCGCGTGTTCTTTCGACCATATGTTAATTTGATGCATCTGTTGCGATAAATATAACAGagtaaacattttatatatatatacatatatatatatatttatttatttaaaaaaaaataaaataaaactcaccggcattctcattctcatccGGCAAAACTTTCACCGAAgttttatatacgttttttcttgtcattatcgaaGCGCTGTATACTTTCTCACAAGAAATTTTTAAGACGTCGTAAAATGCTACGTGCGTTGTGTATGCGAGCGCACGCGCGATTACGGAAGCGAATATATCACACCGGGCCGCCGCGTGGTCCGAACGATAACAACGCCATCACCGATTTCCACGGTAACCGTGTTAACTATAAAGTGCGACACATtgtatatttcaaaaataagaactttccaattttataatatattaccgagggaaagttttctagctatttttaataacatgtTTATAGagattgaatatatatttttgtcattctgtaaatatatatatatatatatatattatcatgttCTTCTCTTAAAGTTTACATAAAGCGAAATCCTAATCGATTTCTACAAATCCTTCAACTTCTCTctaacatttttcatattattcttataagaaATATCACCAAATACGtagaattctaataataaatacaattagaACGT
This window contains:
- the LOC124430440 gene encoding reticulon-1-A isoform X4, which translates into the protein MDSETVAPACPMPEKENSARKSNNDSNAVMTNVNAAGDPCFWNILNPMATLIYWRDPKKSGAVFGATLGLLLSLAYFSLISVLAYLSLLILIATVAFRIYKSVLQAIQKTSDGHPFKYVLDLDLTLPTEKVHELADIAVAHVNATISELRRLFLVEDIVDSLKFGVLLWCFTYIGSWFNGMTLIIIGVVALFTLPKVYETNKTQIDENLALVKGKVDEFTAKIKAAIPLVKKPEPTKED
- the LOC124430440 gene encoding reticulon-1-A isoform X3, with the translated sequence MDSETVAPACPMPEKENSARKSNNDSNAVMTNVNAAGDPCFWNILNPNAWFNPERLNPKVATLIYWRDPKKSGAVFGATLGLLLSLAYFSLISVLAYLSLLILIATVAFRIYKSVLQAIQKTSDGHPFKYVLDLDLTLPTEKVHELADIAVAHVNATISELRRLFLVEDIVDSLKFGVLLWCFTYIGSWFNGMTLIIIGVVALFTLPKVYETNKTQIDENLALVKGKVDEFTAKIKAAIPLVKKPEPTKED
- the LOC124430440 gene encoding reticulon-1-A isoform X6, producing MAITKKTLATLIYWRDPKKSGAVFGATLGLLLSLAYFSLISVLAYLSLLILIATVAFRIYKSVLQAIQKTSDGHPFKYVLDLDLTLPTEKVHELADIAVAHVNATISELRRLFLVEDIVDSLKFGVLLWCFTYIGSWFNGMTLIIIGVVALFTLPKVYETNKTQIDENLALVKGKVDEFTAKIKAAIPLVKKPEPTKED
- the LOC124430440 gene encoding reticulon-1-A isoform X5; the encoded protein is MTRKNVYKTSVKVLPDENENAVATLIYWRDPKKSGAVFGATLGLLLSLAYFSLISVLAYLSLLILIATVAFRIYKSVLQAIQKTSDGHPFKYVLDLDLTLPTEKVHELADIAVAHVNATISELRRLFLVEDIVDSLKFGVLLWCFTYIGSWFNGMTLIIIGVVALFTLPKVYETNKTQIDENLALVKGKVDEFTAKIKAAIPLVKKPEPTKED